In Oryza brachyantha chromosome 1, ObraRS2, whole genome shotgun sequence, the following are encoded in one genomic region:
- the LOC102717673 gene encoding dihydropyrimidinase, translating to MAMRCRVLLLLLLIVLGAVAGASSHPANEFCAAAGGGGDGCGGGGGDGRRILIKGGTVVNAHRVEEADVYVEDGVIVAVRPSIPVGDDNVKVIDATGKYVMPGGIDPHTHLEMEFMGTVTIDDFFSGHAAALAGGTTMHIDFVIPVNGNLTAGLESYKQKAGKSAMDYGFHMAITKWNDDVSREMESMVREHGINSFKFFMAYKGSLMVTDDLLLQGLQKCKSLGALAMVHAENGDAVAEGQQRMIDLGITGPEGHALSRPPVLEGEATARAIRLAKFVNTPLYVVHVMSIDAMDEIAKAKREGQRVIGEPVVSGLVLDDSWLWDPDFTIASKYVMSPPIREAGHNKALQAALSSGILQLVGTDHCTFNSTQKAFGSDDFRKIPNGVNGIEERMHIIWDSMVETGQISVSDYVRVTSTECAKIFNIYPRKGAILEGSDADIIILNPQKSFVMGAHTHHSRSNTNVYEGRKGKGMVEVTISRGRVVWEDGILNVVPGSGRYVRTPPYSYLFDGIEKSDAAYRASLRAPVQRGKAAA from the exons atGGCGATGCGCTGCCgcgtcctgctgctgctgctgctgatcgtgctcggtgccgtcgccggcgcgtcgTCGCACCCGGCAAACGAG TTCTGCGcggccgccggaggaggaggcgatggatgcggcggcgggggaggggacGGCAGGAGGATCCTGATCAAGGGCGGGACGGTGGTGAACGCGCACCGGGTGGAGGAGGCCGACGTGTACGTCGAGGACGGCGTGATCGTCGCCGTCCGGCCGAGCATCCCG GTTGGTGATGATAATGTCAAAGTGATTGATGCAACTGGAAAATATGTCATGCCAG GTGGAATTGACCCTCACACACACCTGGAGATGGAGTTCATGGGAACTGTAACCATAGATGATTTCTTTAGTGGTCATGCTGCAGCATTGGCTGGTGGGACAACGATGCACATTGACTTCGTCATTCCAGTGAATGGAAACCTAACCGCAGGTTTGGAATCCTACAAACAGAAGGCAGGAAAATCTGCTATGGATTATGGATTTCATATGGCCATTACAAAGTGGAATGACGATGTTTCAAGGGAAATGGAATCGATGGTTAGGGAACACG GGATCAATTCTTTCAAGTTCTTCATGGCGTATAAAGGTTCATTGATGGTCACAGATGATCTACTACTGCAAGGCTTACAGAAATGCAAGTCTCTTGGTGCGTTGGCTATGGTTCATGCAGAGAATGGGGACGCTGTTGCTGAGGGACAGCAACGGATGATCGATCTTGGGATAACTGGTCCAGAAGGACATGCTCTCTCAAGACCTCCAGTT TTGGAAGGTGAAGCAACTGCCCGGGCAATTCGATTAGCCAAGTTTGTCAATACACCATTGTACGTTGTTCATGTGATGAGTATTGATGCAATGGATGAGATTGCCAAGGCTAAAAGAGAAG GGCAGAGAGTCATCGGTGAACCTGTGGTTTCTGGGCTAGTACTTGATGATTCTTGGCTTTGGGATCCGGACTTCACAATTGCTTCCaa GTACGTAATGAGTCCTCCAATCCGAGAAGCAGGGCATAATAAAGCACTTCAAGCTGCTCTTTCATCAGGAATTTTACAG CTTGTAGGAACTGATCATTGCACCTTCAACTCCACACAGAAAGCTTTCGGCTCTGACGATTTCAGGAAGATCCCCAATGGAGTTAATG GTATTGAGGAAAGGATGCATATTATTTGGGACAGTATGGTG GAGACTGGGCAGATTTCTGTCAGTGACTATGTGAGAGTGACGAGCACAGAATG TGCCAAGATTTTCAACATATATCCTCGGAAAGGAGCAATTCTGGAAGGATCTGATGCTGATATCATCATCCTGAATCCCCAAAAGAGCTTTGTCATGGGTGCCCACACACACCATTCAAGGTCCAACACAAATGTGTACGAGGGCAGGAAAGGAAAG GGAATGGTAGAAGTCACCATCTCAAGGGGACGAGTTGTATGGGAGGATGGCATTCTGAACGTTGTTCCCGGTTCAGGAAGATACGTCAGGACACCGCCTTACAGCTACCTTTTTGATGGCATTGAGAAGTCGGATGCTGCCTACAGAGCTTCCCTTCGTGCCCCTGTACAGCGTGGCAAGGCTGCTGCGTAA